The Ziziphus jujuba cultivar Dongzao chromosome 5, ASM3175591v1 genome segment TTCAGGTCTCTGCCACCTTCCACCAAGGTCTGTACTTGGGAGTTTAGATATTTTTAGATGTTGgcacttttttttgtttttgcagtCTTTTacatatcttttattatttattgttcatcattacaaacaataaataattataattggcTCGGATTGGAGTTTTATGGTTGTATTATTTCAGTCTTTCTCCGTTAATAAAGGTATAATTCggagtaaatttttatttttgacagcCTGAGAGGCATGACTGGCATTTTGGGAAAGAGCGGCAAGTGGTGGTGACCTTTAGATCTCAAAAGTTGGTTGGCTACAGCCACAACAAATTTTTATTCCCATCGGCATCGAGGAGGTTGTTGTATGCAAAGGTATGTTTCTCATTTTCAGGCTTTCAGCTGCAGAGTGATATTGTCCCCACCCCCACCCCAAGTCCTAATCCTTGTTTGAATGTTTTTTTCTGGAGACTCCTAAACATATAATAAACATGTCTAATTCATTGCTGGATTTTTATCTGTTTGTAACGTGAGAGCTAACATTCTCACATCTTTCCTGtgcctattaatttaattatcattgagtcaaaattaaaatttaagatatGATGAGAACTGCAACCAGATTTCAAAGCATCTCGACCATTTTCCAAATGTGAAGCATTTTCACATTTCTTTGTTAGGCGGAGCACAACTCCAGACTATCAGCTGTTATGACAGATGACAACTCAAATGTAACATCCACTGACCAAGAAATGGAACATATTGGTATTTTGAGCATTGATCCTGGCTTAGAACAACATCAAGATCACTTCGAATATCGAGTAAGGAGATACTTGGATCAAAAAAGCCTTATTCAGAAATACGAAGGAGGCCTTGAGGAATTTGCAAGAGGTGATTTTTCCTCATCGTCAATGCCTGTCTaccttttctctttccttttcggctcacatatatatatcaaatcaaattttacacCTATGTAGGATCTATATATGCAAGATGATTATACTTTTCTAGAGTAAAAACCAATTTGCTTCCTTGATCTCTTTCTAGGTTATATGAAATTTGGTTTTAACAGAGAAGAAGGAGGCATTGTGTATCGTGAATGGGCCCCTGCTGCTCAGTGAGTTGGctagttttttaattatattttgttaaacaaGTCATCCATATTTCTTACCAAGAAACTATGATGTAGGGAAGCACAAGTTGTTGGGGATTTTAATGGATGGGATGGTTCCAACCACAAGATGGTCAGGAACGAATTTGGCGTTTGGAGCATTAAGATTCCTGATTCTGGTGGAAAACCTGCCATTCCTCACAATTCAAGAGTCAAGTTCCGCTTCAAACATGGTAATGGAGTTTGGGTTGATCGCATCCCTGCTTGGATTAAATATGCTACTGTGGACCCAACAAAATTTGCAGCTCCATATGATGGTGTATACTGGGACCCTCCGCTTTCAGAAAGGTATTAATCAGTCATGTTTCTCTTCTCTAAGTTGCATAGAGTGAACAGCTTCCAtggataaaaattatgaaatgcaGTTTCTCATTCTGTTGGATAATCAAAGTCCAGAAGTTTGTAATCGTTTTAATGCTTCACAATGGTTAGATTGTGAAATAACCTACTAATCATCTGTTAAGATATTTCTACTTTTACTGCATCCTGTTTTCCTACTTGGTCtccttttttcaaattttatgttaGCATTTGGTCTCATAGCATCAAGCATTTGTTGGTTGGACAGCTATCATTTTAAATATCCCCGTCCAGCAAAACCTGCAGCACCACGAATATATGAGGCCCATGTCGGAATGAGTAGCTCTGAACCCTGCGTCAATTCATATAGAAATTTTGCTGATGAAGTCTTGCCTCGTATACGGGAAAACAACTACAACACAGTCCAATTAATGGCCGTGATGGAGCATTCCTATTATGCATCATTTGGCTATCATGTTACAAACTTTTTTGCTGTAAGCAGTAGATCTGGAACCCCTGAGGACCTCAAATATCTAATTGATAAAGCTCATAGTCTAGGTTTGCGGGTCTTGATGGATGTTGTACACAGCCATGCAAGTAATAATGTTACTGATGGCCTCAATGGATTTGATGTTGGACAAGCATCACAGGACTCCTACTTCCACACTGGAGATCGAGGCTATCATAAGTTATGGGATAGCAGACTCTTCAACTATGCTAATTGGGAAGTTTTACGCTTTCTCTTGTCCAATTTGAGGTGGTGGCTTGAGGAGTTTAATTTTGACGGATTTCGATTTGATGGAGCAACTTCAATGTTATATCATCACCATGGGATCAACATTGGATTTACAGGGGATTATAATGAGTATTTTAGTGAGGCAGTGGATGTTGATGCTGTTGTTTATTTGATGCTGGCGAATTCTCTGATCCATAAAGTCTTTCCAGATGCAAACGTAGTTGCAGAAGATGTTTCTGGTATGCCTGGTCTTTGTCGGCCTGTCTCTGAGGGGGGTATTGGTTTTGACTATAGGCTGGCAATGGCCATCCCTGACAAGTGGATTGATTacttaaagaataaaaatgatGAAGAGTGGTCAATGGAGGAAATCTCATGGAGCTTGACAAACAGGAGATACAGCGAGAAGTGTATATCTTATGCTGAAAGTCATGACCAGGTATGGACTTTCGTGCATGTTAAttcttgtatttatttttgctgctttAAACATCATTTCTACAGTACATCTTAAAATCCTGAGACtaaaagtgaaaagaaaaatggaaaaatacaaGACACCAAAACTTCAGACCTCTTGTCATCGCTTTTCTTTcttgcaaaaagaaaatattaacggtgctgctttatttttttcatcagtTTGTTGTCaaaattgacttttttcttATAGTTATTCAGTATTAATCATTTTGTTGTGCAGGCAATTGTGGGTGACAAGACTATTGCATTTCTCCTGATGGATAAAGAAATGTATTCTGGCATGTCTTGTTTGACAGATGCTTCTCCTGTTATTGAGCGAGGGATTGCACTTCACAAGGTTGGTTCAAGTTTCATACCAAATTATCATAGTAGTTTATGGAAAATTATGGTGTGGTTGACTCCTGACTGGTTGATCTCTCTACTTTTACCAATATCTTTCatgtatattttcaatttttcttaaatGTATTTCTGGTTAGATCTATAACAATGAGGTCTTACCAAATGTTGACCACGAGCAGTCCTTGTGGCAGAGAGTTGATTCTTAGATCTAATCTTGTAATTGatcattttctctttcttttcttttccctttattttattttatttatttattttattattattattattattattttgtgtagaTGATACACTTTATAACAATGGCATTAGGAGGTGAGGGCTACCTTAATTTCATGGGAAATGAAGTAAGTATCTTACCTAATTTAATtgctgctttttttcttttctttttttaattcttcagTTGAACCATAATTaagtataataaaaaagatttacCTGCTTAAGTTCTTCAATGAATGCTTTTGTAGTTTGGCCATCCTGAGTGGATTGACTTCCCAAGAGAAGGCAATGGCTGGAGTTATGAATTGTGCAGGCGCCAGTGGAACCTTGTGGATACAGAACATTTGAGATATAAGGTATGAATCAAAGTTTTCAAATGCATGCTCAAGGATTTAAGTCATTGCGCTTGCCATGCATGCAAATGAGCTTAAGcatataatattttacaatttccTACATCTAATAGCTATAACACTCATCAACCAGCTTCCTTCCTATGGAATCCAAAAGAGAACTCTACAGGTCATTATTTGGCTGACCCTGGATGATATGAACTAATTTATACTTTAGAAAATCCAGTTTGACTCCCATACAAGCTCGATCAAGAATGGTCTATAAAACACCAGGATTGCTTTATGTTTTCTGCCTCTGTGCTTAGCACAAAATAGCTGTTTAAATACTTTTAAGGGAGCCAATTTGCTActgtatattttgttttctctactCTTTCAATGGAAACCTTAATATAAATCCTTTTATTTGTGCTTTGAACTCGCCCAGTTTATGAATGCGTTTGACAGAGCTATGAATTTGCTTGATGagaaattttctttcctttcatcATCAAAACTAATAGTGAGCAGCTCGAATGAAGAAGACAAGGTACATACAGATGCTCTTTGataatcaatctttctttttaaGATCCTATGTTTTATGATTATAAAGCCAGCTAATTGTTTCTAATATAATAATGGGGCCAGCCCTTTTTCTCATGATGTAATGGAGAAttggataataattttttaagaggGAGTATAATTTAGTCTAATTATAAGTAGAGGAACAGATACAAAAAGGGCCAGTCCTTTTGTCACAATCGTTAGTCTAAAGAACCAATATTGGCTTTTGAAATTGCAGTATACTTCCTCGGGGATGGAAAAGAGTTAACTTGGGGTAGTAGTGAAACAGCTAATAAATTGAATATGCTGTCTTATTACATTTTAGTTCGTTACACATacttcaataatttaatatgggtTGGGGCATTGATTGACTTGTGCACATTACAGGTTATTGTCTTTGAGCGTGGAGATCTAGTTTTCGTTTTCAATTTTCATCCAGAAAATACATACGATGGGTATGCTTGTTTTTTGACTTCTGAAGTTTGGATAATTCTTGGACCATGTTAAGAACGTGGTAGTGTAGTTTCTATATAGTTTTTATTCGAGTTTTGATTACTATATATTCTGAAACACAGGTACAAGGTTGGATGTGACTTGCCTGGGAAATACAGAGTTGCACTTGATAGTGATGCTTGGGAATTTGGTGGACATGGAAGAGTAAGGGGAACAACTTCATACCATTATATTATCATTCATACCAAccgagcgagagagagagagagagagagagagagggacggagGGGtggaaaaagtttttttttttttttaagtatgaaATCAAACCAATTGAAGGGGCTGGAATTCTGATGTCTGAATGTGGAACTTGGAACTTCTTTTCATGAGTTTGATCTCTTGTTGAAATTCTACTGGCAGGTGGGGCATAATGCAGACCATTTCACATCCCCTGAAGGAATTCCAGGTGTTCCTGAAACAAATTTTAACAACCGACCCAATTCCTTCAAAGTACTCTCACCTTCTCGTACATGTGTGGTATGGCCATCATTTTTCATTTCCCTTTTTCAGGTTTTACTGATTGTGATACCAACTATTAATGTAGGTTGGGATTTTTAAGCTGATTTAATCGCTAATTGCTTTCCTTTCATGAATATTCCAAAGGTTTATTATAGAGCGGAAGAAAGTGAAGTGGAAAACAATGGAAGTGAAAAAGTGGTGGTCGGTACCAACAAGACACCAGCCGTTGATGCTGTGATTACTAAGCAAGAATGCACTTCTGTTGAAGGTGAAATCAAGGACTCTAAATCAGAATAAGGAGaaagaagataaagaagaaagaaaaggaagaaagcAAGGAAGATCACAAGTGATTGCTTGTCATTGTGAAAATCCAAaaggttttatttgttttgtcttTGTGAAAATCTAAGAGGTTTTATCTGTCCATGCATGTGTGAATAAATAAAGgaatgaatgaataaataatagtGGGATTTTTCTGAATCTTAAATTTTGCTACCAACTTTGTCACTTGTCAAAACGATGTTAATTTACCGAaattcagaaaaaataaaataggctgATTCAATTATAAAGTTTGTGCTATACAGCCCACAAAGTGTCAAACAGATCTACTGTCTACAACCACACTTTGAATCTTCAGAAAACATAGAAAACAAATTTCGAGCCATGATTAATAGACACAATTAATCCGGCTTTgctaaagcaaaagtaaaagaTTGTACCCGACTTAGAAAATgataaaagtaaaaacaaaaataaaataaaattcagtttCTCCGGACTCTTCGAGCTCCGAGTTTCCGCTCCCCGGCGCCGACCTTGGATTTGTCAGAATAAACGGCAGCAGCAAGAGGGGGTTTCTTATTCTCTTTGCTCATACTTCTTAGCATATACCTTGGAGTCTCGCTCGTCGTTTCCACCGAGTAAGCAGCAGAGATGGATTTTCTAAAGCTCTCAAGCTTTCTACAGCTACTTCTTTTTCCGGATTCGACCGTTACGCCCAGATTGTAGGTGGTCTTTCCTTGATCTCCTGTTTGACCCTTTTTCCTCCTCAGCCTCTCGTTCCTTCGAGCCGAGTACTCCTCGTAAAATCTGCCCCTCTCAAACAGAGAGCTTGAATAAACAGCAGACGGACTGGTAGCAAATCCAGCCTTTTGAGTTTCTCCATTGCCCAGTTCGTCTTGAACCATCTTTGCTAGAGCCCGTAACTCGCACGAAATCGAGTGGTACTCGGGACGTAGCTCCGATTCGGCCATATCCCTGGTGCGATTCAGTTTCTGGGATTTTGTCAAAGAACCTGAATCAAtgagacaaaataaaaaatagtaataatagtaaAGTTAAAAATCCcactggaaaataaaaaatgaaaaaaaaaaaaaaaaaaaaccctaccCATGAACTTAATCACTGTCAAAAGACTCAGACCAACCTGGTGGAGTTTGCATTGTGTTTGATCGAAGGACTTGGCGGGGTCGAAGCCTGATCGGCGATTTAGCAAGCGGAGGTTTACGATCCGATTTCATCTGATCAAATCCAAAATATTGAGAGAGTGGGGGAGCCAGAGATATAATTAGAAGAAGACCTTTTTTAAGCTTTGGTGTTGGAATCGGTTTTTAGCGACTTTACCTTTATTGGTATATTTGGTGACCTGCCGTTTCAATTTCAGACGATAAAGGAGGAGCGTCTCCAACGGTCATATTGGATCGGACGGTTAAGATTGTTTCAGCTTAAAGTTCAAATATCGGACGGTCTTggccttttctattttttttttttgcaaacattttttttcattttttagtaGATGCGTTTTGGGTGTTGTTAATTAATCTTAAAACtcgtgattaaaaaaaaaaaagtaaaaagttaaTCTGAAAAGtctatttgccttttttttttttttttttcccgactCTATTTGCATATAGAAGCAAACAAACAAGACGAAAAATCATAAATGCCTAGGAACttgaaatccaaattttatTACGCACCGGATCTACTCAACATTAGAATTCATTATTCTAATACTAATTGTtagtataattttttcaaaaaaaaataaataaataaaaaaagaagaagaaatcctGCATACAGctaaaattgatattattgGCTAAAAATTGTCTAATTAACAGTTAATTGTTGATTATAAGGTTTTATAAAGATATATAAACATTTtgtcataaaataaattaaataatagtcTTAAaaacgtttttaaattttttaaaagattgaCAAATACTTCTTCTTATTGCTTATACTGATTTTACAATTAGCACCAtctgtatatttaattttttggaccAATTATTATTACCCTTGATATGTTTTTATTAATACCTCTTTAATTATTGGATCtagaaattaatcaattaatatttacatTCACCATGTTtagtcataaaataaataactctcTTAGTTAACAAAGtaatttaacaaatttgatttaaaaaagaaaaagttgcgGTGTGTACATATATCATATACTAATAGTAatctattatcattattattattttttgggaaaaaaaaaagttctaataGCAACTTATAGAAGAAACAATTTAACGTCAACATCagggaaaaaattaattgtctaaaaaaatatttaggtgGCAAATTGTAACATAATTAAAAGCTTAGgaagtattttataaaaatttcggAGTTCATTTTTGCCTAATAATAaaaggtttttaaaaaaaaaaatcctagatCTCttgaattaaaagaaaaattttaatggcATCAccaaacaaatattgaattaaaaattatatttatatttttattttaaaatattattaaagacatttaatagttaaatatttttatgtttaaaaagatGCAATTAAGCATTTTAAATatgttgaaaaatatttaattaaatattttaaatttattcaaaaatatacaatataatgtttttaaaaatgaacaatttaaatatgttcaaaaatataattaaatattttaaatatttttaaaaataaatgatagagtattttaaaaatttataattttaaaatataacactttaatgaatacattttttatttgctaAAAGCATTCTaactagaaagaaaattatatagaatTTCCATCATCATCTGTTTTGTCTAaaagaattttgatttatttttaattttgattactAATTTCCATGCAGTTATGTTTGTAGTTATGTTTGatttgtaaaagaaaattatttttaacttaattggattatataatttgtgaatattttaaatattaaaaatattatataaaaatatttttattttttatataaatttaaataataattattttgttccaaGAAAAACTTTTTTGAATTAAATGATAGCACTAAAGACTTTAACACAATAATAAGCACACGGCGACAAAAGGAACAGTAATAAATACAGTGATTGTCCGTttcaaagaaaggaaaaaaaagaagaagacattattgcttaaaagaaataattgaacacttccaattttcaaaaaaataagctaaaaaaaaagttcaaaaagattatttcagttttaaaatttttctactCGTTATTTCAATACTTAATATTACAAGatgatcccaaaaaaaaataaaaaattatacttaaTATTACAACCGCGACAGAGTTAACAAATGTAGAAGGGATAGAGggaaaaatttaattatgtgaATCCAGGGGAGATATTTGTACATGAGTCaagtttatttttactttttcgcccaaaaaaaaaaaattacaattaaagtttttagctttaatttttagACATCTAAAAGTAATATTTGTGGGAGAATTTGTTTATaaggatatttttttttttaaacttatctATTATCAAAACTTTACACGTCTCTGAGTCACTAAAAAAATAAGGATAGAATTTGGGACCACGGCATTTTTAgggcttttgaaatttttaatgcCAAAAACATGGTTTTAAGGATTAGTttggaaatattaaaagaaataaaatatatttgttaaaaaaaaataaatatgaaaatgatgatttcttttttctttttttttaaaaaaaaaaagaaaggaaaaaaagtttgtggaaaaagaaaaaagttgccATATAggttgtttttgctttttttttttttcttttttttggggggggggggataaTATGAGAATCACCAAAAATTTGTTCactaatttaaaatacaaacgTTTAccaacataaataaatacaaaccaatgtaatattattttatttgaatagtcTATATAGTTATTATGTATTTAAGTTATAAGGTAACCTTTTATGTCACTTGTATAAATATGATAACTCAAATCCAACAAAATGGTGGTttagtcttctttttttttttttttttttcactacgGCCCCTt includes the following:
- the LOC107419800 gene encoding 1,4-alpha-glucan-branching enzyme 1, chloroplastic/amyloplastic — encoded protein: MLASQGLLASPSFRSLPPSTKPERHDWHFGKERQVVVTFRSQKLVGYSHNKFLFPSASRRLLYAKAEHNSRLSAVMTDDNSNVTSTDQEMEHIGILSIDPGLEQHQDHFEYRVRRYLDQKSLIQKYEGGLEEFARGYMKFGFNREEGGIVYREWAPAAQEAQVVGDFNGWDGSNHKMVRNEFGVWSIKIPDSGGKPAIPHNSRVKFRFKHGNGVWVDRIPAWIKYATVDPTKFAAPYDGVYWDPPLSESYHFKYPRPAKPAAPRIYEAHVGMSSSEPCVNSYRNFADEVLPRIRENNYNTVQLMAVMEHSYYASFGYHVTNFFAVSSRSGTPEDLKYLIDKAHSLGLRVLMDVVHSHASNNVTDGLNGFDVGQASQDSYFHTGDRGYHKLWDSRLFNYANWEVLRFLLSNLRWWLEEFNFDGFRFDGATSMLYHHHGINIGFTGDYNEYFSEAVDVDAVVYLMLANSLIHKVFPDANVVAEDVSGMPGLCRPVSEGGIGFDYRLAMAIPDKWIDYLKNKNDEEWSMEEISWSLTNRRYSEKCISYAESHDQAIVGDKTIAFLLMDKEMYSGMSCLTDASPVIERGIALHKMIHFITMALGGEGYLNFMGNEFGHPEWIDFPREGNGWSYELCRRQWNLVDTEHLRYKFMNAFDRAMNLLDEKFSFLSSSKLIVSSSNEEDKVIVFERGDLVFVFNFHPENTYDGYKVGCDLPGKYRVALDSDAWEFGGHGRVGHNADHFTSPEGIPGVPETNFNNRPNSFKVLSPSRTCVVYYRAEESEVENNGSEKVVVGTNKTPAVDAVITKQECTSVEGEIKDSKSE
- the LOC107419801 gene encoding uncharacterized protein LOC107419801 isoform X1, with the protein product MKSDRKPPLAKSPIRLRPRQVLRSNTMQTPPGSLTKSQKLNRTRDMAESELRPEYHSISCELRALAKMVQDELGNGETQKAGFATSPSAVYSSSLFERGRFYEEYSARRNERLRRKKGQTGDQGKTTYNLGVTVESGKRSSCRKLESFRKSISAAYSVETTSETPRYMLRSMSKENKKPPLAAAVYSDKSKVGAGERKLGARRVRRN
- the LOC107419801 gene encoding uncharacterized protein LOC107419801 isoform X2 yields the protein MGSLTKSQKLNRTRDMAESELRPEYHSISCELRALAKMVQDELGNGETQKAGFATSPSAVYSSSLFERGRFYEEYSARRNERLRRKKGQTGDQGKTTYNLGVTVESGKRSSCRKLESFRKSISAAYSVETTSETPRYMLRSMSKENKKPPLAAAVYSDKSKVGAGERKLGARRVRRN